In Anaerobacillus isosaccharinicus, one genomic interval encodes:
- a CDS encoding DMT family transporter, protein MKEGIKLSRAFTYSLLVLVMFIWGLNVVAIKFLVNEVPPITMQGMRIFVSGLFAITVLYFLKDLRKLTKKEWFYAGLAALFGQLGHHTFLALGLVETTAANAGLILGMIPLATVILTMIFLRDRPTILRLIGIFLGFTGVAIIVLQNGEGIGVVSRGDLFIFLSMSTQALSFILIKKITATLSARQLTAVMLLIGSVFITSISFVFEPNGVSAMTGKSATIWSVFFASAIIATGLGHILYNAAIQQIGASETAIFNNLVPFFSLVGAFLFLGEAIRFTQVLGFILIVNGVLLGTGYLEMKMIARIQKRKLQKTG, encoded by the coding sequence ATGAAAGAAGGGATTAAGCTGTCTCGGGCATTTACTTATAGTTTACTAGTTTTGGTCATGTTTATTTGGGGACTAAACGTCGTTGCGATTAAATTTCTTGTTAATGAAGTACCTCCTATAACCATGCAAGGAATGCGTATATTTGTTTCAGGTCTTTTTGCAATTACTGTCCTTTATTTTCTTAAAGATTTACGAAAATTAACAAAAAAAGAATGGTTTTATGCTGGATTGGCTGCTCTTTTTGGCCAATTAGGTCATCATACGTTTTTAGCTCTTGGTTTAGTGGAAACAACAGCTGCAAATGCAGGTTTAATTCTAGGTATGATTCCCTTAGCAACAGTTATCCTGACGATGATCTTTCTACGGGATCGACCAACGATTTTAAGGTTAATTGGTATTTTTCTTGGGTTCACAGGTGTAGCGATTATCGTGTTGCAAAATGGTGAAGGAATTGGTGTCGTTTCAAGAGGAGATTTATTTATATTTCTATCTATGTCAACACAAGCACTCAGTTTTATCCTTATAAAAAAAATAACGGCTACACTTTCTGCTAGGCAATTAACTGCAGTGATGCTTTTGATCGGATCCGTTTTTATTACAAGTATTAGCTTTGTCTTTGAACCTAATGGTGTGAGTGCAATGACTGGTAAATCAGCTACTATATGGTCAGTTTTTTTCGCGTCAGCTATCATAGCAACTGGTTTAGGTCATATTCTTTATAATGCGGCTATTCAGCAAATTGGTGCTAGTGAAACGGCAATTTTTAATAATCTCGTACCGTTTTTTTCTTTAGTTGGAGCCTTTTTATTTTTAGGAGAAGCGATTCGCTTCACTCAAGTTTTAGGCTTTATTCTAATCGTTAACGGAGTGTTGCTAGGAACCGGTTATTTAGAAATGAAAATGATCGCTCGAATTCAGAAAAGAAAGCTTCAGAAAACAGGTTAG